In Leptospira stimsonii, one DNA window encodes the following:
- a CDS encoding DUF1272 domain-containing protein: protein MLELRPICENCEKPLPPESSEAVICSFECTFCVSCYEKFLSGICPNCGGNFVPRPIRPKNNWKGDNYLGKYPASTKLKFRPIDPVEHAEFAKKMSQIPPTER from the coding sequence ATGTTAGAATTGAGACCGATTTGCGAAAACTGCGAAAAGCCGCTTCCGCCGGAATCGTCGGAAGCGGTCATTTGTTCTTTCGAATGTACTTTTTGTGTTTCATGCTATGAGAAATTTCTTTCCGGTATTTGCCCGAATTGTGGTGGAAATTTCGTTCCTCGACCAATCCGGCCGAAGAACAATTGGAAAGGGGATAACTATCTAGGGAAATATCCGGCTAGTACGAAGCTGAAATTTAGGCCGATCGATCCGGTGGAGCACGCCGAGTTTGCCAAAAAAATGTCTCAAATACCTCCGACTGAAAGATAG
- a CDS encoding LIC10965 family protein — MLIQRLKVGILLILLLSWMGREIHTHSEKDFRIDGFSDSSYTSQVEAKHSPACAICQFQRNNSSLWNPDFFVKVSSLLFGKEEFLSSTALFRSLKISPIHFGRAPPFCFSI, encoded by the coding sequence GTGTTGATTCAACGTTTAAAAGTCGGAATTCTTCTTATTTTGCTCCTCAGCTGGATGGGCAGGGAAATCCACACTCACTCAGAGAAAGACTTTCGGATAGACGGGTTTTCTGATTCCAGCTACACGTCCCAAGTAGAAGCAAAACATTCTCCTGCCTGTGCGATCTGTCAGTTTCAGAGAAACAATTCTTCTCTGTGGAATCCTGATTTTTTTGTAAAAGTTTCCTCCTTACTTTTCGGTAAAGAGGAATTCTTGTCATCGACCGCTCTTTTTCGTTCACTCAAAATCTCTCCGATTCACTTTGGACGCGCTCCTCCTTTTTGTTTCTCAATCTGA
- a CDS encoding TonB-dependent receptor, with protein MKKPLYYYFRIFLFIFFVFPFSVHALDVVLSGSVKDREGNPIPNARILIQESRKSTMTDEKGEFVLDHVAPGKYTFFAGSRGFQSETTSVTVGEKDEKIQFILNRSSLDDSSINVTAKSTISDFLTSPQPITVLTGRQLDKQRGETAMSAINNTPGVSNLTTGAGTSKPIIRGLTGQRVLVMTDGIRQEEQQFGDDHTVELDAFNIQKIEIIRGPGSLLYGSDALGGVINVIRDKAPLSGEGVPKMAGIFNSNSYSNNKQDTGNFAVFGNVDGFGYRASANTRKAGRITTPNGTIPNTGMVERNKSASIGLDGKWGNFYVDSFQREQTQDLFDNPNENPGSTVFQKLKHEKSHFHSFFILPAGNLELDVSYQRNNRREIESKNKLLPIKDTLLDETVDNFDKAFQYYQVTAREKNQGLNLYLDTATADAKFHHKPVFGILKGTVGFSGLQQTNKTIGTEALIPSYGITNLAGFFLEELKLGAVTLSAGVRGDKRATDIRNNPSLGVNEQTKNYYATTGSTGLVWRINKSFSSILNYGRGFRAPTPFELFSNGVHEGTGKFEIGKDNLKPEYSNNVDFSLRYASSRIQTELSVFQNHIQNFIYASSLAEIDSDSGLPKYKYKQGDAVLRGGEFSIQAELTRKLILTGGIDIVHARNQNDTNPLPRTTPNRARAGLRWTEDSLFGMKNFYFSINGRFYDSQYRVDPKETPTKGYNLTDIGLGFELPYLGDGTSKPTVDLSVQNAFNVSYVDHLSRYKEYALNPGVNAILKVSFPFTLIQ; from the coding sequence TTGAAAAAGCCATTATATTATTATTTTAGAATATTCTTATTTATTTTTTTTGTTTTTCCATTTTCCGTCCATGCTTTGGACGTAGTTTTATCGGGATCCGTAAAGGATAGGGAAGGAAATCCGATCCCCAACGCTAGGATCTTGATTCAAGAATCAAGAAAGAGCACGATGACGGACGAAAAAGGAGAATTCGTTTTAGACCACGTCGCACCGGGGAAATATACTTTTTTTGCCGGTTCGAGGGGATTTCAATCCGAAACGACGTCGGTCACTGTCGGGGAAAAGGACGAAAAAATTCAGTTTATCCTCAACCGGAGTTCCTTGGACGATTCTTCCATCAACGTCACGGCGAAATCCACGATCTCCGATTTCTTAACTTCGCCCCAACCGATTACGGTATTAACGGGAAGACAGTTAGATAAACAAAGGGGAGAAACGGCCATGTCCGCGATCAACAACACCCCTGGAGTTTCCAACCTAACGACGGGAGCGGGCACGTCCAAACCGATTATACGAGGGTTGACCGGTCAAAGAGTTCTTGTGATGACCGACGGGATCCGGCAGGAAGAACAACAATTCGGAGACGATCACACAGTCGAATTAGATGCTTTCAATATTCAAAAAATTGAAATTATTCGAGGTCCGGGTAGTTTATTGTACGGCTCCGATGCCCTTGGCGGAGTTATCAACGTAATCAGGGACAAAGCCCCTCTTTCCGGTGAAGGGGTTCCAAAGATGGCCGGAATTTTTAATTCAAACAGCTATTCCAATAACAAACAGGACACGGGCAACTTTGCCGTTTTCGGCAATGTCGACGGTTTCGGTTATCGCGCTAGCGCTAACACGCGTAAGGCGGGCAGAATCACAACTCCGAACGGAACGATCCCAAACACCGGAATGGTGGAAAGAAACAAAAGTGCCTCCATCGGTCTGGACGGGAAATGGGGAAATTTCTATGTGGATTCATTTCAGCGAGAACAGACTCAGGACCTATTCGACAATCCGAATGAAAATCCGGGTTCTACGGTCTTTCAAAAACTCAAACATGAAAAATCGCATTTCCATTCTTTCTTCATTCTGCCTGCAGGAAATTTGGAACTCGACGTTTCCTATCAAAGAAACAATCGAAGAGAAATAGAATCGAAGAATAAACTACTACCGATCAAAGACACCCTTTTGGATGAAACAGTAGACAACTTTGATAAGGCGTTTCAATACTATCAAGTAACAGCGAGGGAAAAAAACCAAGGTTTGAATCTCTACTTGGACACCGCGACGGCGGACGCAAAATTTCACCACAAACCGGTCTTCGGAATCCTCAAAGGAACCGTTGGATTTTCCGGGCTACAACAAACGAACAAAACTATCGGCACAGAAGCTTTGATCCCTTCTTATGGAATCACTAACTTGGCCGGATTCTTTTTGGAAGAATTAAAACTGGGAGCCGTTACTTTAAGCGCGGGAGTAAGAGGCGACAAAAGGGCCACGGACATTCGAAACAATCCTTCGTTAGGTGTTAACGAACAGACGAAGAATTATTATGCGACAACCGGCTCGACCGGACTTGTCTGGAGAATCAACAAGTCCTTTTCTTCCATTCTTAACTACGGAAGGGGATTCAGAGCGCCGACTCCTTTCGAACTATTTTCAAACGGAGTACATGAAGGCACCGGTAAATTCGAAATCGGCAAAGACAACCTCAAGCCCGAATATTCGAATAACGTAGACTTCTCGCTGAGATATGCCTCTTCCAGGATTCAGACCGAACTCAGCGTATTTCAAAATCATATTCAAAATTTTATATATGCTTCAAGTTTGGCCGAAATCGATTCCGATTCAGGACTGCCGAAGTATAAATACAAACAAGGCGACGCCGTTTTACGAGGTGGTGAATTCTCCATTCAAGCGGAATTGACAAGAAAATTGATTCTTACCGGCGGAATCGACATCGTTCACGCAAGAAATCAGAACGACACAAATCCACTTCCGAGAACGACGCCGAATCGCGCAAGAGCGGGTCTTCGATGGACGGAGGATTCTTTGTTCGGAATGAAGAATTTTTATTTTTCGATCAACGGAAGATTTTACGATTCTCAATACCGAGTGGATCCGAAAGAAACCCCGACAAAGGGTTATAATCTTACGGACATTGGATTAGGTTTCGAATTACCCTATTTAGGAGACGGGACTTCCAAACCGACCGTCGATCTAAGCGTTCAAAACGCATTCAATGTTTCTTATGTAGATCATTTGAGCCGCTACAAAGAATATGCTTTGAACCCCGGAGTCAATGCGATTCTAAAAGTTTCCTTTCCGTTTACTCTTATTCAATAG
- a CDS encoding tautomerase family protein: MPYVNLQVAGPLTRKQKEEIVKEFTETLERVAGKPPEVTYIVIDEVSRENWAKGGKLLE, translated from the coding sequence ATGCCTTATGTAAACTTGCAAGTTGCGGGACCTCTTACCCGAAAACAAAAAGAGGAAATCGTAAAAGAATTCACCGAGACCCTTGAAAGAGTCGCGGGAAAACCGCCCGAAGTGACGTACATCGTGATCGACGAAGTTTCCAGAGAAAACTGGGCAAAGGGCGGAAAACTCCTTGAATAA
- a CDS encoding YdcF family protein gives MSTILFSISKLATLILFPLPLVLLVLLFAGFKLKRWKEKLSILIPVLILWILSTSTVSQKLIQSLEIYFPPVSIKEVPTADVILVLGGMVSTLSRHDEPVELNNTAERLTETIRLYQAKKAPRILFSGGSGNLFYQEVPESEPAGRFLRQLGIPESSLILESKSRNTAENVAFTTELLKERGWKSIILVTSSFHMKRSVENFQNKGITIIPFPTDFRAQKSVLTLDNFFPSTFCLENSTISIKEWIGILIQKIRNS, from the coding sequence ATGTCAACAATCTTATTCTCCATTTCTAAACTTGCGACTCTGATCCTTTTTCCTCTTCCTTTGGTTCTCTTAGTTCTTTTGTTCGCCGGGTTCAAACTCAAACGATGGAAAGAAAAACTTTCCATCCTGATTCCGGTCCTTATCCTTTGGATTCTTTCCACGAGCACCGTCTCTCAAAAACTCATTCAATCTTTGGAAATTTATTTTCCTCCGGTTTCAATTAAGGAGGTTCCAACGGCAGACGTTATACTCGTGTTAGGCGGAATGGTCTCCACTCTGAGCCGGCACGACGAGCCAGTGGAATTGAACAACACCGCAGAAAGACTTACGGAAACGATTCGACTCTATCAAGCAAAGAAGGCGCCTCGAATTCTTTTTTCGGGTGGTTCCGGAAATCTTTTTTATCAAGAAGTTCCCGAATCGGAACCGGCCGGGAGATTCCTAAGACAACTCGGAATACCGGAGTCTTCTCTCATTTTAGAATCCAAAAGCAGAAACACGGCAGAGAACGTCGCCTTTACGACGGAGTTACTCAAAGAACGCGGTTGGAAATCAATCATTCTCGTAACGTCGTCCTTCCACATGAAACGATCGGTGGAAAACTTTCAAAACAAAGGAATCACGATCATTCCCTTCCCCACGGATTTCCGAGCGCAAAAATCGGTCCTCACCTTGGACAACTTCTTTCCGTCCACATTTTGTCTCGAAAACTCGACGATCTCAATCAAAGAATGGATCGGAATTCTCATTCAAAAGATTCGAAACTCTTGA
- a CDS encoding cytochrome c maturation protein CcmE, which translates to MNIKFTVLAGIILLSLGSIAYFSSKETSYTLLDASELAASPARYQDDLLRVRGFVKLGSVVREGKTAKFILEFNEKQIPVFFTGETLLPDAFKEGTRARVDGYMKDGVLVSDHVEAKCASKYEADYSEENK; encoded by the coding sequence ATGAATATCAAATTTACGGTCCTCGCAGGGATCATTCTTCTTTCCCTCGGCTCCATCGCTTACTTCTCCTCCAAAGAAACATCTTACACTCTTCTGGATGCTTCCGAATTAGCGGCTTCTCCCGCTCGTTACCAAGACGACCTCTTACGAGTTAGAGGTTTTGTGAAGTTAGGTTCAGTCGTACGTGAAGGGAAAACCGCAAAGTTTATCTTAGAATTCAACGAGAAACAAATCCCAGTTTTTTTTACCGGAGAAACCCTTCTTCCGGACGCATTTAAGGAGGGAACAAGAGCGAGGGTCGACGGTTATATGAAGGACGGAGTTCTTGTTTCCGATCACGTAGAAGCGAAGTGCGCATCCAAATACGAAGCCGATTATTCGGAAGAAAATAAATAA
- a CDS encoding heme lyase CcmF/NrfE family subunit — translation MNDFGALCIIASFAILLFSILQTSYGIWKQDRQAIELGRYTLMANSAIILLAFIVLLVQLFRTDLSNYYVVMHSNEHLPLFYRLTGIWSGSSGSLLFWNLLLSIFTFIVLLQTRELINDRIPVMNLTLSVISAFFSYLAVFYSDAQPFREFQPAAVAGRGLNPLLQHWAMVIHPPILYIGYVSFAIPFCIATSALITGHLSENWFRFVRRWTIFSWFFLGTGILLGSKWAYEELGWGGYWAWDPVENASLMPWLLSTAFLHSMIIQERRGMLKFWNMLLIILAFHFCLLGTWITRSGVLEGPHSFSKSTIGTPFIIFIGISFAFFIGFLIYRRDALKPERNLEAMTSKEGSFLFNNFLLVIATLAILLGVFSPLLYGREFKAPWFNSWGVPSGILLILLMGSAPLLAWRKGADKIFFSTLFKPLLVGILGAGAYIFFYTQNFTISDYSLGDVLGEIYSVVAVGLGIFTIAGIAQEYHRGIVARKATYPSENYFFSGFRMLLKNKRRYGGYLVHLAMVILFIGFAGNAFKQNTSIKFFYFLNAPEKNEIVYSSQDTGVLGNYQISASTLKIKPLVNGDAKNGLNIQNVIVSHEATFQVKRHLKEFSTMVTERRFYPQISHLSGDFETHIPTSEPAIASTPKEDLYIQLGAIEHADLSDENPDLPLLFMNYLFTNENQPVRKLENFNRFPRQIVANLEVWVNPLVKFIWAGSLLFFFSGLLILLPIGESRN, via the coding sequence ATGAATGATTTCGGCGCTCTCTGCATAATCGCCTCTTTCGCAATTCTTCTTTTTTCCATATTACAAACTTCTTATGGAATTTGGAAGCAGGATCGCCAAGCGATCGAACTCGGAAGATACACTCTGATGGCGAACTCGGCCATAATTCTTTTAGCCTTTATTGTGCTTTTGGTTCAACTTTTTAGAACCGACCTTTCCAACTACTACGTTGTGATGCATTCCAACGAACATCTTCCGTTATTTTACAGACTTACTGGAATTTGGTCGGGTTCGTCCGGTTCTCTTCTTTTTTGGAATCTTTTGCTTTCCATCTTTACGTTTATCGTCCTTTTGCAGACGAGAGAATTGATAAACGACAGAATCCCGGTGATGAACTTAACGTTATCCGTTATCTCGGCCTTCTTTTCCTATCTCGCGGTTTTTTATTCGGACGCTCAACCCTTTCGTGAATTTCAGCCGGCCGCGGTCGCGGGGAGAGGGCTCAACCCTCTTTTGCAACACTGGGCGATGGTGATCCACCCGCCAATTTTGTATATCGGTTATGTGAGTTTTGCGATTCCGTTTTGTATCGCGACTTCGGCTTTGATCACCGGACATCTTTCCGAGAACTGGTTTCGATTCGTGAGAAGATGGACGATCTTTTCCTGGTTCTTTTTAGGAACGGGTATTCTACTCGGTTCAAAATGGGCTTATGAAGAATTGGGATGGGGCGGTTATTGGGCATGGGATCCGGTCGAAAACGCGTCTTTGATGCCTTGGTTACTTTCAACAGCATTTCTTCATTCTATGATCATTCAGGAACGAAGAGGAATGTTAAAGTTTTGGAATATGCTTTTGATCATCCTTGCATTCCATTTTTGTTTATTGGGAACCTGGATCACACGAAGCGGGGTATTGGAAGGTCCGCATAGCTTTTCCAAATCCACGATCGGAACACCGTTTATTATATTTATCGGAATCAGTTTCGCATTCTTCATAGGATTTTTAATCTACCGAAGAGACGCGCTGAAACCGGAAAGAAATCTGGAAGCGATGACTTCCAAAGAAGGAAGTTTTCTATTTAACAACTTTCTTCTCGTGATCGCGACTCTCGCGATTCTTCTTGGAGTGTTTTCTCCGCTTCTTTACGGAAGAGAATTCAAGGCTCCCTGGTTCAACTCATGGGGCGTTCCTTCCGGAATTCTTCTCATCCTCCTCATGGGATCGGCGCCGCTACTTGCTTGGAGAAAGGGCGCGGATAAGATTTTCTTTTCCACACTCTTCAAACCGTTGTTAGTTGGAATCCTTGGCGCCGGAGCTTACATCTTTTTTTATACTCAGAATTTTACGATCAGCGATTACAGTTTAGGAGATGTGCTTGGAGAAATCTATTCCGTGGTCGCGGTCGGTCTCGGAATCTTTACGATTGCCGGAATCGCGCAAGAATATCACAGAGGAATCGTCGCAAGAAAAGCGACGTATCCATCGGAGAATTATTTTTTCTCCGGCTTTCGAATGCTCTTAAAAAACAAAAGAAGATACGGAGGTTATCTCGTTCACTTGGCGATGGTGATTCTTTTTATCGGGTTCGCAGGAAACGCATTCAAACAAAACACTTCGATTAAATTTTTCTATTTCTTAAACGCCCCTGAAAAAAACGAAATCGTTTATTCCAGTCAAGACACGGGAGTTCTCGGAAATTATCAGATCTCGGCCAGCACGCTTAAGATCAAACCTCTCGTAAACGGAGATGCGAAGAACGGTTTAAACATTCAGAATGTGATCGTCTCTCACGAAGCGACCTTTCAAGTAAAACGTCACCTAAAAGAATTTTCAACGATGGTGACGGAAAGAAGATTTTATCCGCAGATCTCTCACTTAAGCGGAGACTTTGAAACTCATATTCCTACGAGCGAGCCCGCGATCGCATCGACTCCGAAAGAGGATCTTTATATCCAACTGGGCGCGATCGAACACGCGGATCTTTCGGATGAAAATCCGGATCTACCCCTTTTGTTTATGAATTATCTTTTTACGAACGAAAATCAACCGGTTCGCAAATTGGAGAATTTCAATCGTTTCCCAAGACAAATCGTCGCCAACTTGGAAGTCTGGGTCAATCCACTCGTAAAATTTATCTGGGCGGGTTCCTTACTCTTTTTCTTCTCGGGACTTTTGATTCTTCTTCCCATAGGAGAATCCAGAAATTGA
- a CDS encoding cytochrome c-type biogenesis protein, translating into MIIFLSILVSISPYNSIFGDSTFTNLSEPEQIRTFHEVTSRIRCICIPSITIKSCSFNNCTVSAKLKIFIENRIAKGESADVIVNKMVHGFGEEALQDPVIQKFVEAGNTGMANSVVFGFGENILATPDSTWINLSLGIAGALGILFIFLYMKRKNPTLSKTTTSVSPNKEKDAFNRYLSEIEEKQK; encoded by the coding sequence ATTATAATTTTCTTATCGATCCTTGTTTCGATTTCTCCGTACAATTCGATCTTCGGGGATTCTACTTTCACCAATTTGAGCGAGCCGGAACAGATCCGAACGTTCCATGAAGTGACGTCGAGAATTCGTTGTATCTGCATCCCTTCGATTACGATCAAGAGTTGTTCGTTTAACAATTGCACCGTATCCGCGAAGTTAAAAATTTTCATAGAGAATCGGATCGCAAAAGGTGAAAGTGCGGACGTGATCGTTAACAAAATGGTTCACGGATTTGGAGAAGAAGCGCTACAGGATCCTGTCATTCAGAAATTTGTGGAAGCAGGAAATACGGGGATGGCGAACTCGGTCGTCTTCGGTTTCGGAGAAAACATTCTTGCGACGCCGGATTCTACTTGGATCAATTTGAGCTTAGGTATTGCGGGAGCACTCGGAATTCTTTTTATTTTCCTTTATATGAAGCGTAAAAATCCAACTCTTTCCAAAACCACAACTTCCGTTTCTCCGAATAAGGAGAAAGATGCTTTCAACCGTTATCTTTCAGAAATAGAGGAAAAACAGAAATAA
- a CDS encoding zinc ribbon domain-containing protein, with protein sequence MDLLIIPFYIVLVGIIVLPFLYVRFSLNLKSTESESEKLELINRREVILENLRDIKIEFDTGKLTDGEFQSISTGIVKDLEEFDEKIRTIAQNIPQQVQTTSGSNAVLTKYCHECGFKIEIYGAKFCPSCGTKLIV encoded by the coding sequence ATGGATCTTCTAATCATTCCGTTTTATATCGTTTTGGTTGGAATAATCGTCCTGCCATTTCTTTACGTCCGTTTTTCACTCAATCTAAAATCTACCGAATCAGAGTCCGAAAAATTGGAACTCATCAATCGACGAGAAGTCATTTTAGAAAATCTCAGGGACATCAAGATCGAATTCGATACGGGAAAACTAACGGACGGAGAATTCCAATCCATCTCCACTGGAATCGTAAAGGATTTGGAAGAATTCGACGAAAAGATCAGAACGATTGCGCAAAACATCCCACAACAAGTCCAAACGACTTCCGGTTCCAATGCTGTACTAACCAAATATTGCCACGAGTGCGGCTTTAAGATCGAAATCTACGGAGCGAAATTTTGTCCTTCCTGCGGAACCAAGCTGATCGTCTAA
- the hisE gene encoding phosphoribosyl-ATP diphosphatase: MEFLLQLENILKKRKQELPDKSYTADLFRGGVDRILKKVGEEAGEVIIAAKNADKKELTHEAADLLFHLQVLLVEQGLSLQDIVEELRKRHS, encoded by the coding sequence ATGGAATTTTTATTACAGTTGGAAAATATTCTTAAAAAAAGAAAACAGGAACTTCCTGATAAATCTTATACCGCAGATCTATTTCGTGGAGGAGTGGATCGGATTCTTAAAAAAGTAGGCGAAGAAGCCGGCGAGGTGATTATCGCCGCGAAGAATGCGGATAAAAAAGAACTCACTCACGAAGCCGCGGACTTACTTTTTCATCTTCAGGTTTTGTTGGTCGAACAAGGTCTTTCCTTGCAAGACATCGTGGAAGAACTTCGTAAACGCCATTCTTAA